In the Alkaliphilus oremlandii OhILAs genome, one interval contains:
- a CDS encoding DUF3189 family protein, giving the protein MKIIYLYRRNAYAAIMAAYAHLKLNAPKNLDYVRESYRKEGYFFYLGMDEDFNEVYLLYSERKGLILTNLLHGFAALYHQNIKIIDLN; this is encoded by the coding sequence ATGAAAATCATATATTTATATAGAAGGAACGCATATGCAGCTATTATGGCTGCATATGCACATTTAAAGCTAAATGCACCGAAGAATCTTGACTATGTGAGAGAAAGCTATCGAAAAGAAGGCTATTTTTTTTATTTAGGGATGGACGAAGATTTCAATGAGGTGTATTTACTATATAGCGAAAGAAAGGGTCTAATTTTAACAAATCTATTACATGGATTTGCTGCCTTGTATCATCAAAATATTAAAATAATTGATTTAAACTAA
- a CDS encoding DUF3189 family protein: MKIIYSCYGGAHSSVVASAIHMGYLPMDRIPRDEEILSVPYYDQSPKEYIGTPLYVGTDEKLRDIYIVGMGPYRREYTEIAYNFTYSLCNSATGDIRIVNVIPLLNFTIRLGGFLSRRLGLIGMGRPLTVKGIQKNYPLFIDLVRDVKRRY, encoded by the coding sequence ATGAAAATAATATATAGCTGCTATGGTGGTGCTCATTCTTCAGTTGTGGCATCTGCAATTCACATGGGATATTTACCAATGGATAGAATTCCGAGAGACGAGGAGATCCTCAGTGTTCCATACTATGATCAATCTCCAAAGGAATATATCGGAACACCGCTATACGTGGGGACGGACGAAAAACTACGAGATATTTACATAGTTGGAATGGGTCCTTACCGAAGAGAATACACAGAGATCGCCTACAATTTTACTTATAGCCTATGTAATAGTGCCACTGGGGATATTAGAATCGTCAATGTAATTCCCTTATTAAATTTTACGATTCGATTGGGTGGATTTCTTTCCCGTAGATTAGGATTGATCGGAATGGGAAGGCCCCTAACCGTAAAAGGGATTCAAAAAAATTATCCTCTTTTTATTGATTTAGTCCGTGATGTAAAAAGAAGATATTAA
- a CDS encoding DUF512 domain-containing protein — MKEACIKNIISKVYSGSIAEEVGIEVGDELLKINGHEIEDIIEYRYFLTEEYLEVEILKVDGENWIIEIDKEYDEDLGIEFENPIIDQAKSCRNKCVFCFIDQLPPNMRQSLYFKDDDSRLSFLQGNYITLTNMSEEDINKIVQYRISPINISVHTTNGELRKKMLNNRFAGNILEILKKLAENHIQMNCQIVLCPDLNDKEELDNTIRDLGKLSASIGSVAVVPVGLTAYREGLYDMKPFHKETAANTIDQVEKWQKKFQSTIGRNLVHVSDEFYVLAHRDFPPYDNYEGFPQLENGVGLATKFKHEFDQYLKKLPIQLKQPKSITVVTGTAACQLITKMCQDLMKKIKNLKINVVCVENKFFGGHVSVSGLTTGQDIYHTLKGKELGEKIFIPESMMKSGEEVFLDDYTVTRLEEDLGVDIQICEVEGKTFIRRMLNLKVNNKIRGEVNG, encoded by the coding sequence TTGAAAGAAGCTTGTATAAAAAATATAATCAGTAAAGTATACAGTGGGAGCATTGCAGAAGAAGTGGGCATCGAAGTGGGAGATGAACTGCTTAAAATAAACGGGCATGAAATAGAAGATATTATTGAATATAGATACTTTTTAACGGAAGAGTATTTAGAAGTAGAGATACTAAAAGTGGATGGAGAAAACTGGATTATAGAAATTGACAAGGAATACGATGAAGACTTGGGTATAGAGTTTGAAAACCCAATTATTGATCAAGCGAAGAGTTGTAGAAACAAATGTGTTTTTTGTTTTATTGATCAATTACCTCCAAATATGAGACAGAGCCTTTATTTCAAAGATGATGACTCTAGACTATCTTTTTTACAAGGAAACTATATTACTTTAACCAATATGAGTGAAGAGGATATCAATAAGATTGTTCAGTATAGAATCAGCCCAATCAATATATCTGTACATACAACCAACGGAGAGCTTAGAAAAAAGATGTTGAATAACCGATTCGCAGGGAATATTCTCGAAATATTAAAGAAACTTGCGGAGAATCATATTCAAATGAATTGTCAAATCGTTCTCTGCCCAGATTTAAATGATAAAGAAGAACTGGACAATACCATTAGAGATCTAGGAAAGCTCAGTGCAAGTATCGGTAGTGTAGCTGTTGTACCGGTAGGGTTAACTGCTTATAGAGAAGGATTATATGATATGAAACCTTTTCATAAGGAAACCGCAGCGAATACAATTGATCAAGTGGAAAAGTGGCAGAAAAAGTTTCAGTCCACAATTGGACGAAATCTTGTCCATGTTTCAGATGAATTCTATGTTCTAGCTCATCGGGATTTTCCACCATATGACAATTACGAAGGGTTCCCCCAGCTAGAAAACGGCGTAGGCTTAGCTACAAAGTTTAAACACGAATTTGATCAATACTTAAAAAAACTACCAATTCAATTAAAACAGCCGAAATCTATCACTGTAGTTACAGGCACTGCGGCATGTCAGCTGATTACTAAAATGTGCCAAGATTTGATGAAGAAAATTAAAAATCTAAAAATCAATGTTGTTTGCGTAGAGAACAAGTTTTTCGGTGGGCACGTATCCGTTAGTGGATTAACCACTGGACAAGATATCTATCATACATTGAAGGGTAAAGAACTAGGAGAAAAAATCTTTATTCCAGAGTCTATGATGAAATCTGGCGAAGAAGTTTTTCTAGACGATTATACCGTTACAAGATTGGAAGAAGACCTGGGCGTAGATATTCAGATCTGCGAAGTGGAGGGTAAAACATTTATTCGGAGGATGTTAAATTTAAAAGTAAATAATAAAATTAGGGGTGAAGTAAATGGCTAG
- the der gene encoding ribosome biogenesis GTPase Der: protein MARPIVAVVGRPNVGKSTLFNKIAGERISIVENKPGVTRDRIYAEAEWLNYQFTLIDTGGIEPESEEIIPAQMRRQAELAMETANVIIFVVDGREGLTSVDRDVAELLRKTKKPVIVTLNKVDTRHQSEHFYEFYELGMGDPIEISASLGLGIGDLLDEVVKNFNPEDYNQYDDDVIKVAMIGKPNVGKSSLINRILGEERVIVSDIAGTTRDAIDTPFTDGDDRYVLIDTAGIRRKSRITESIEKYSIVRAIAAVEKSDVCLLVIDASEGVTEQDKKIAGYSHENGKGMVIVVNKWDIIEKDNHTMNEFIKEIRNELTYISYAPIVFVSALTGQRMNKILEEVKHVSNQNAMRIPTGALNEVIGEAILLNQAPSDKGKRLKVFYATQASVKPPTFILFINDKELMHFSYLRYLENKIRENFGFEGTPIRFILREKTGRD, encoded by the coding sequence ATGGCTAGACCAATTGTTGCAGTTGTAGGACGACCAAATGTAGGGAAATCCACTTTATTTAATAAAATTGCAGGAGAAAGAATTTCAATTGTAGAAAATAAACCGGGGGTAACCCGTGATCGAATCTATGCAGAAGCTGAATGGCTGAATTACCAATTTACACTGATTGATACAGGGGGAATCGAACCGGAATCTGAAGAGATCATACCGGCTCAAATGAGAAGGCAAGCTGAATTGGCGATGGAAACTGCCAACGTAATCATATTCGTTGTAGACGGAAGAGAGGGTCTCACATCAGTGGATCGAGACGTTGCAGAGCTTCTTAGAAAAACAAAAAAACCTGTGATTGTAACTTTAAACAAAGTAGATACGAGACATCAGTCTGAGCATTTTTATGAATTTTATGAGTTGGGCATGGGGGACCCGATTGAAATATCTGCTTCCTTAGGTCTCGGCATTGGGGATCTATTGGATGAAGTTGTAAAAAATTTCAATCCAGAGGATTATAATCAATATGATGATGACGTTATTAAAGTGGCGATGATCGGTAAGCCTAATGTGGGTAAATCTTCTTTGATCAATCGAATATTAGGAGAAGAAAGAGTTATTGTTAGTGATATTGCAGGTACTACAAGGGATGCCATCGATACGCCATTCACCGATGGGGATGACAGATATGTATTGATTGATACCGCAGGTATTCGAAGAAAAAGCCGTATAACAGAAAGTATAGAAAAATATAGTATTGTTCGTGCTATTGCTGCCGTAGAGAAGTCTGATGTCTGCCTTCTTGTCATTGATGCTTCAGAAGGTGTTACAGAGCAAGATAAAAAAATCGCAGGATATAGTCATGAAAATGGAAAAGGTATGGTTATCGTTGTAAATAAGTGGGATATCATCGAGAAGGATAATCACACGATGAATGAATTTATTAAAGAAATACGAAACGAGCTGACTTATATCAGCTACGCACCGATTGTATTCGTATCAGCATTAACTGGGCAAAGAATGAATAAAATATTAGAAGAAGTAAAGCATGTATCCAATCAAAATGCCATGAGAATTCCTACTGGGGCATTGAATGAAGTCATTGGAGAGGCCATATTGCTAAATCAGGCACCATCTGACAAAGGTAAGCGATTGAAGGTGTTCTACGCGACGCAGGCTTCTGTAAAACCACCGACTTTCATCTTGTTTATCAATGATAAAGAACTAATGCACTTCTCTTACTTGAGATACTTAGAAAATAAAATTCGAGAGAACTTTGGTTTTGAAGGAACACCGATACGATTTATTTTACGAGAGAAAACAGGGAGGGATTAA
- the plsY gene encoding glycerol-3-phosphate 1-O-acyltransferase PlsY, with product MGGNIILIIIAYFLGNFSTSYFVGKIFAQIDIREHGSGNAGSTNVLRTLGVKAAALTFLGDLIKGILAVYLGSKFGGKDLEILCAVAVVIGHNWPILLGFKGGKGIATTIGVILAIKPIIALICVSFGILVLYKFKYVSLASISAISLLPFALIGYGLQHFLFGLILALMALYRHRENIKRLLAGTERKIGKASKEI from the coding sequence ATGGGGGGCAATATTATTTTAATTATAATTGCCTATTTTCTGGGGAATTTTTCAACATCGTATTTCGTTGGAAAGATATTTGCCCAAATTGACATCAGAGAGCATGGCAGCGGTAATGCCGGTTCTACCAATGTCCTAAGAACCTTAGGTGTTAAAGCAGCAGCACTTACATTCCTAGGCGATCTAATCAAAGGAATTTTGGCCGTCTATTTAGGTAGCAAATTTGGCGGTAAGGACTTAGAAATCTTGTGTGCCGTAGCTGTAGTAATTGGACATAATTGGCCCATACTTCTAGGGTTTAAAGGAGGGAAAGGTATTGCAACGACCATTGGTGTAATATTGGCTATAAAGCCCATCATTGCATTGATCTGTGTATCTTTTGGTATTCTTGTATTATATAAATTTAAATACGTTTCCTTAGCTTCTATTTCTGCTATCAGTCTTTTACCTTTCGCTTTGATCGGTTATGGATTGCAACACTTTTTATTTGGACTCATTCTAGCTTTAATGGCCCTCTATCGACATCGAGAGAATATTAAAAGACTTTTAGCTGGTACTGAAAGAAAAATTGGAAAAGCATCAAAGGAAATATGA
- a CDS encoding NAD(P)H-dependent glycerol-3-phosphate dehydrogenase, with amino-acid sequence MEHSKIAVLGAGSWGTALSIVLCSKGHHVNLWMRNEEQYKEMTNTGRSQKYLPGIDLPKNLNMYLDLEKAMVDSDAILISVSSQAVRGILKKIKPYLKGHEVIINAAKGLEKETHLRISEVVAEELPENPFVVLSGPSHAEEVSNNMPTTVVVASKSKEIAEFVQDLFITSTFRVYTNPDVIGVELGGSLKNVIAFGAGIVDGLGYGDNAKAALITRGISEIARLGNVMGADISTFAGLSGIGDLIVTCTSMHSRNRRAGILIGQGHTLEETLKEIGMVVEGIATTKVAYELAQKYGIEMPITQEIYDVIYNGGSAKNAVHNLMTRNRTHEIEEVVSNSNLKW; translated from the coding sequence ATGGAACATTCAAAGATTGCTGTTTTAGGTGCAGGTAGCTGGGGCACTGCGTTAAGTATAGTATTGTGCAGTAAAGGACATCACGTTAATCTATGGATGAGAAATGAAGAACAATATAAAGAAATGACAAATACGGGTAGAAGCCAAAAATATTTACCCGGTATAGACTTACCTAAGAATCTAAATATGTATTTGGATTTGGAAAAAGCCATGGTCGATTCCGACGCCATATTAATATCCGTCTCCTCTCAAGCTGTGAGAGGAATCCTTAAAAAAATAAAACCCTACTTAAAGGGGCATGAAGTCATCATCAATGCTGCCAAGGGATTAGAAAAGGAAACCCATTTAAGAATTTCGGAAGTTGTGGCAGAAGAATTACCAGAAAATCCATTCGTTGTATTATCTGGCCCTTCCCATGCGGAGGAAGTGTCTAACAATATGCCAACTACAGTTGTTGTAGCTTCAAAAAGTAAAGAAATTGCAGAATTTGTTCAAGATTTATTCATAACATCTACTTTTAGAGTGTACACCAACCCAGATGTTATTGGTGTGGAGCTTGGCGGTTCATTAAAAAATGTCATTGCTTTCGGTGCTGGAATCGTTGATGGATTAGGATACGGTGATAATGCCAAGGCAGCTTTAATCACTAGAGGGATTAGCGAAATTGCAAGACTTGGTAATGTTATGGGGGCGGATATCTCTACCTTTGCAGGACTTTCGGGCATTGGAGATTTAATTGTAACCTGTACTAGCATGCATAGTAGGAATCGAAGGGCTGGAATTCTAATTGGGCAAGGACATACTTTAGAAGAAACCTTAAAGGAGATTGGTATGGTTGTTGAAGGCATAGCTACGACGAAAGTTGCCTATGAGCTGGCGCAGAAGTATGGGATTGAAATGCCAATTACACAGGAGATATATGATGTTATTTATAATGGTGGTAGCGCTAAGAATGCAGTACATAATTTAATGACCAGAAATCGTACCCATGAGATTGAAGAGGTCGTAAGTAATTCAAATTTAAAATGGTAG